In Synechococcus sp. KORDI-100, a single window of DNA contains:
- the miaA gene encoding tRNA (adenosine(37)-N6)-dimethylallyltransferase MiaA, with amino-acid sequence MPDQPLVIVLLGPTASGKTALSIDIATRLGIPIHNVDSRQLYTGMTVGTAKPTASQRARVTHHLLDLRRPDQPITLQEFQREAEVSINEQLRHQGIALLVGGSGLYLKAITAGLKPPAVPPQPQLRQQLSDIGQMVCHPLLNAADPVAAAKIAPADAVRTQRALEVIYATGQPMSKQTSMRPPPWNVVELGLDPSNLRQRIQQRTQQLYDTGLIKETQTLADRYGTGLPLLQTIGYREALEALAGSISREHAIEITSQRTRQFAKRQRTWFRRQHNPSWLAGEDLLKEAMTLIERQLR; translated from the coding sequence ATGCCTGACCAACCACTGGTGATCGTGCTTCTGGGGCCCACAGCCAGCGGAAAGACAGCTCTGTCTATCGACATCGCCACGCGTCTGGGGATCCCCATTCACAACGTGGATTCCAGGCAGCTGTACACAGGCATGACCGTAGGGACGGCCAAGCCCACGGCGAGCCAGCGCGCGAGGGTCACCCACCACCTTTTGGATCTGCGACGACCGGATCAGCCCATCACCCTGCAGGAATTCCAACGCGAAGCCGAAGTCAGCATCAACGAGCAACTCAGACACCAGGGAATCGCCTTGTTGGTTGGAGGAAGCGGTCTTTACCTCAAAGCGATCACAGCTGGACTGAAGCCGCCAGCCGTACCGCCCCAACCCCAGCTCAGACAACAGCTCTCTGACATTGGCCAAATGGTGTGCCATCCGCTGCTGAACGCAGCTGACCCAGTGGCCGCTGCAAAGATCGCTCCCGCCGACGCCGTACGGACCCAACGGGCTCTGGAAGTGATTTACGCCACTGGCCAACCCATGAGCAAACAGACCTCCATGCGTCCTCCTCCATGGAACGTGGTTGAACTCGGCCTTGATCCCAGCAATCTGCGACAACGCATCCAGCAACGAACCCAGCAGCTTTATGACACTGGGTTGATCAAAGAAACCCAAACACTTGCCGATCGCTATGGAACGGGGCTGCCTCTGTTGCAGACGATCGGCTACCGAGAGGCGCTGGAAGCCCTTGCAGGATCCATCAGCAGGGAGCATGCCATCGAAATCACCAGCCAGCGCACGCGGCAGTTCGCCAAACGCCAACGCACCTGGTTTCGCCGCCAGCACAACCCCAGCTGGCTTGCTGGAGAAGACCTTCTGAAAGAAGCGATGACACTGATCGAGCGACAACTAAGGTGA
- a CDS encoding dienelactone hydrolase family protein produces the protein MTIASVSCELVTISNSLAGHWVEVPGRDVPLRSWWADADQKKHDIESITVQNRVVIVLPEVFGINRWVRSVAGRIASSGVPALAMPLFARTAPSLDLGYSDSDLIEGRRHKDATTTDQIRADVSASIAWLLIRYPEAVVTVVGFCFGGHAALLAATDPNVHSSFNFYGAGVSRMRPGGGSPSLDLLPKVKGQLTCLCGTADPLIPADHRSEIQTALRAEDPSGSRLAYVEVAGADHGFMCEARSSFDAQASQLGWSLLWRDLQTRA, from the coding sequence GTGACAATTGCTTCGGTGTCCTGTGAACTTGTGACAATCTCCAACTCCCTTGCCGGCCACTGGGTTGAGGTGCCGGGTCGTGATGTGCCACTGCGCAGCTGGTGGGCGGATGCTGACCAAAAAAAGCACGATATTGAATCAATAACGGTTCAGAACCGTGTCGTTATCGTGCTTCCCGAGGTTTTCGGCATCAATCGCTGGGTGCGAAGTGTCGCTGGGCGCATCGCTTCCTCGGGCGTGCCGGCGTTGGCGATGCCGTTGTTCGCCCGCACGGCTCCGAGCCTCGATCTCGGGTACAGCGATTCTGATCTGATCGAGGGACGCCGGCACAAGGACGCCACGACCACCGATCAGATCCGTGCCGATGTCAGTGCGTCGATCGCCTGGCTGCTCATTCGCTACCCGGAGGCTGTTGTCACGGTTGTTGGCTTCTGCTTTGGAGGCCATGCCGCGTTGTTGGCTGCCACCGATCCAAATGTGCACTCCAGCTTCAACTTTTATGGGGCCGGTGTCAGCCGGATGCGGCCGGGAGGCGGGTCGCCTTCATTGGACCTGCTGCCGAAGGTCAAGGGTCAATTGACCTGTTTGTGCGGAACGGCAGACCCCTTGATCCCAGCTGACCATCGCTCTGAGATCCAGACAGCGTTGCGAGCTGAGGATCCAAGCGGCTCGAGGCTGGCTTACGTCGAAGTTGCAGGAGCCGATCACGGCTTCATGTGCGAAGCCCGCAGCAGCTTTGACGCCCAGGCCTCACAACTCGGCTGGTCCCTTCTGTGGAGGGACCTCCAGACGCGTGCCTAG
- the infC gene encoding translation initiation factor IF-3, with the protein MAPRPRFDRRAPVRELPNINERINYPQLRVVDSDGTQLGVISREEALDVSKERELDLVLVSEKADPPVCRIMDYGKYKFEQEKKAKEAKKKSHQTEVKEVKMRYKIDQHDYDVRIGQAERFLKAGDKVKCTVIFRGREIQHTALAETLLRRMAKDLEEKAEIQQAPKREGRNMIMFLTPRKTPLVKKEEKETAAAKAVRTIPAPPRPTAAKVATKQG; encoded by the coding sequence ATGGCTCCACGTCCCCGCTTTGACCGTCGTGCTCCTGTTCGGGAGTTACCCAACATCAATGAGCGCATCAATTACCCACAGCTGCGGGTCGTTGATTCAGACGGCACTCAGCTCGGGGTGATTAGTCGCGAAGAAGCGCTGGACGTCTCCAAGGAGCGTGAACTGGATCTGGTGCTGGTAAGTGAAAAGGCCGACCCACCGGTCTGCCGGATCATGGATTACGGCAAGTACAAGTTCGAGCAGGAGAAAAAGGCCAAGGAAGCCAAGAAAAAGTCGCACCAGACCGAAGTCAAGGAAGTGAAGATGCGATACAAGATTGATCAACACGACTACGACGTTCGCATCGGCCAGGCCGAACGTTTCCTCAAGGCCGGGGACAAGGTGAAGTGCACCGTGATTTTCCGGGGCCGCGAAATTCAGCACACCGCCCTGGCAGAAACATTGCTGAGGCGGATGGCTAAGGATCTCGAAGAAAAAGCCGAAATTCAGCAGGCTCCGAAGCGTGAGGGCAGAAACATGATCATGTTTCTGACGCCTCGCAAAACACCTCTGGTGAAGAAAGAGGAAAAAGAAACCGCAGCAGCCAAGGCTGTTCGCACCATTCCTGCTCCGCCACGACCGACGGCCGCCAAAGTGGCGACGAAACAGGGCTAG
- a CDS encoding glutathione peroxidase produces MAISVSNVTVTTPDGHSKSLGDYAGQVLLIVNVASRCGFTKQYAGLQALQDNYADKGLTVLGFPCNDFGGQEPGTLEEIKSFCSTSYGASFELFDKVHAMGSTTEPFTTLNQMDPAGDVAWNFEKFLVGRDGIVIARFKSEVTPEEITSKVELALGM; encoded by the coding sequence ATGGCCATCAGCGTCAGCAACGTGACCGTGACCACACCCGATGGACATTCCAAATCTCTGGGTGATTACGCCGGACAGGTTCTGTTGATCGTGAATGTGGCCAGTCGCTGCGGCTTCACCAAGCAATACGCCGGCCTGCAGGCACTGCAGGACAACTACGCCGACAAAGGACTGACGGTGCTGGGCTTCCCTTGCAACGACTTCGGCGGTCAGGAACCGGGAACACTGGAGGAGATTAAGAGCTTCTGCTCAACCAGCTATGGCGCCAGCTTCGAGCTGTTCGACAAAGTCCACGCCATGGGCAGCACCACAGAACCATTCACAACCTTGAACCAGATGGATCCAGCCGGCGATGTGGCCTGGAATTTCGAGAAGTTTCTGGTGGGACGCGATGGAATCGTCATTGCCAGATTCAAAAGTGAAGTTACTCCAGAAGAAATTACTTCTAAAGTTGAATTAGCACTGGGGATGTGA
- the mgtE gene encoding magnesium transporter has translation MAESSGVSTGVTVEHHMLAEVVSRQLEAMLAVGNYDAVKLLLEPVQPVDIAEAIGNLPTTLQAIAFRLLSKDEAISVYEYLGTTTQQNLLSKLRSSEVLEVVEEMSPDDRARLFEELPAKVVRQLLSELSPDERRVTSELLGFKAETAGRLMTTEFIDLKEHHLAQEALEIVRRRARDTETVYSLYVTDAERHLTGILSLRDLVTADPITRIGDVMTADVLSVQTDTDQEKVARTIQRYDFLAVPVVDLEQRLVGIVTVDDVIDVIEQEATRDLYAAGAVQAGDEDDYFVSSLFTVARRRVVWLAVLVVASFFTSEVIAANEDVLQKVVLLAAFIPLLGGTGGNVGAQSSTVVIRGLSTQSISTLGPLKAVGREVMAGALLGVLMMLLVVPFAWWRGESALVGISVGISLLAITTLAATAGAAFPLLFDRMGLDPALMSTPFITTCTDVAGTLIYLKTAEWLLNHLPKLLQAAGISTQFAAALVF, from the coding sequence ATGGCTGAAAGTTCTGGGGTCTCGACAGGCGTCACCGTTGAGCACCATATGCTCGCTGAGGTGGTGTCGCGTCAGCTTGAAGCCATGCTGGCCGTCGGCAATTACGACGCCGTCAAGCTGCTGTTGGAACCGGTTCAGCCGGTTGATATCGCTGAAGCCATTGGCAATCTGCCCACCACGCTCCAGGCGATCGCCTTTCGTTTGCTGAGCAAGGACGAGGCAATCAGTGTTTATGAATACCTCGGCACGACTACGCAACAAAATCTGCTCAGCAAGCTGCGCTCCAGCGAGGTGCTGGAGGTGGTCGAGGAAATGTCTCCCGACGATCGGGCTCGCTTGTTCGAGGAACTGCCTGCCAAGGTGGTGCGTCAGCTTCTGAGTGAGCTCAGTCCGGATGAGCGACGGGTTACGTCAGAACTGCTCGGATTCAAGGCTGAAACAGCTGGTCGTCTGATGACGACGGAGTTCATCGATCTCAAGGAACACCACCTTGCCCAGGAAGCGCTGGAAATCGTCCGTCGCCGTGCCCGCGATACGGAAACCGTTTACAGCCTCTACGTCACCGATGCTGAACGGCACCTCACCGGCATCCTTTCGCTCCGGGATCTGGTCACCGCAGATCCCATCACCCGCATCGGTGATGTGATGACGGCTGATGTCCTGAGTGTTCAAACGGATACGGATCAGGAAAAGGTGGCTCGCACGATTCAGCGCTACGACTTTCTGGCAGTTCCCGTCGTCGATCTTGAGCAACGTCTGGTTGGCATCGTCACCGTTGATGACGTGATTGATGTGATCGAGCAGGAAGCCACCCGTGATCTCTATGCGGCCGGGGCTGTTCAGGCCGGTGATGAAGACGATTACTTCGTCAGCAGCTTGTTCACCGTGGCGCGTCGCCGGGTGGTGTGGCTTGCCGTGCTGGTGGTGGCCAGCTTCTTCACGTCGGAGGTGATTGCTGCCAATGAGGACGTGCTGCAGAAGGTGGTGTTGCTGGCAGCCTTCATCCCTCTGTTGGGAGGAACCGGCGGCAACGTCGGTGCCCAGAGTTCCACCGTGGTGATCCGAGGTTTGAGCACGCAGAGCATCTCGACCCTCGGTCCCCTCAAGGCAGTGGGCCGCGAAGTGATGGCCGGAGCGCTGCTGGGCGTCCTGATGATGCTTTTGGTGGTGCCCTTCGCCTGGTGGAGAGGTGAGAGCGCCTTGGTGGGCATTTCCGTTGGGATCAGCCTTCTAGCGATCACGACCTTGGCCGCGACAGCAGGGGCTGCTTTTCCATTGCTGTTCGATCGGATGGGATTGGATCCGGCGTTGATGTCGACGCCATTCATCACCACTTGCACCGACGTGGCTGGGACACTCATCTATCTAAAAACGGCTGAGTGGCTGCTGAACCACCTCCCTAAGCTCCTACAAGCGGCAGGTATTTCTACCCAATTCGCTGCAGCTTTGGTTTTCTGA
- the cysE gene encoding serine O-acetyltransferase, with the protein MLDHIRADLAIIRERDPAARGWLEILFCYPGFHAISLHRLSHWLWRRKLPLKLVARCLSQLGRGITGIEIHPGARIGNGVFIDHGMGVVIGETAEIGHRCLLYQGVTLGGTGKESGKRHPTLAQNVVVGAGAKVLGAITVGANTRIGAGSVVVRDVEADCTVVGIPGRVIHQSGVRINPLAHSALPDAEANVIRNLMERIDELENSVENLQRLLITTLEGNNSRELFSGEAQSLKDREILEFLGESEKS; encoded by the coding sequence ATGCTCGATCACATTCGCGCCGATCTGGCGATCATTCGCGAGCGTGATCCGGCCGCTCGCGGCTGGCTCGAGATCCTGTTCTGCTACCCCGGCTTTCATGCCATCAGCCTGCATCGGCTGAGTCACTGGCTGTGGAGACGGAAACTGCCCTTGAAGCTCGTCGCCCGATGCCTCAGCCAGCTGGGACGTGGCATCACCGGCATTGAAATTCATCCAGGCGCCAGGATCGGAAACGGCGTCTTCATCGACCACGGCATGGGCGTGGTGATCGGCGAAACCGCAGAGATCGGCCACCGCTGCCTCCTGTATCAGGGGGTCACCCTGGGCGGCACCGGCAAAGAATCAGGCAAACGGCATCCAACCCTGGCGCAAAACGTCGTGGTGGGTGCAGGCGCCAAGGTGCTGGGTGCCATCACAGTCGGCGCCAACACCCGAATCGGGGCTGGCTCCGTTGTCGTGAGGGATGTGGAGGCAGACTGCACCGTTGTCGGCATCCCCGGTCGTGTGATCCACCAGAGCGGTGTGCGCATCAATCCCCTAGCCCACTCAGCCCTGCCGGATGCGGAAGCGAATGTGATCCGCAATCTGATGGAACGAATTGACGAGCTAGAAAATTCTGTTGAAAATCTTCAACGTTTATTAATTACGACTCTAGAAGGGAATAATTCACGGGAACTCTTCAGTGGTGAGGCACAAAGCCTCAAAGATCGGGAGATTTTGGAATTTTTAGGGGAGTCGGAAAAGAGCTGA
- a CDS encoding glycosyltransferase, with amino-acid sequence MSSISTKSDNLFQIFISDGQSSLPPSLLSCQEDFIDQFSNYNYHFFNKLYLRQFIVEHFCKDVVAAYDTLLPYAYKADLGRYCLLYAFGGWYADITLKPVMTAKVPLLSSPEIIYFYDYGNGPYHSLYHCQNGFLYIKRGHRLMAECIEKILINCREKYIGCTPLAPTGPGLLGEKLIHHLGEQVHHGFFMQLTPFHKYKNRAYVGPSGHLMALHKSTWNRNASEGSLEAFGTSGVNNYIAMWSRKEIYAV; translated from the coding sequence ATGAGCTCTATATCGACAAAAAGTGATAATTTATTTCAAATATTCATTTCTGATGGGCAGTCATCTTTGCCTCCATCTCTTTTGTCATGTCAAGAGGATTTTATAGATCAGTTTTCTAATTACAACTATCATTTTTTCAACAAATTATATTTGCGTCAATTTATTGTTGAACATTTTTGTAAAGACGTCGTTGCTGCATATGATACACTTTTGCCCTATGCCTATAAGGCTGATTTAGGTCGTTATTGCTTGCTTTATGCATTCGGTGGTTGGTATGCAGACATTACGTTGAAACCAGTTATGACGGCAAAGGTTCCCTTATTGTCGTCCCCTGAAATTATTTATTTTTATGATTATGGAAATGGACCTTACCACTCTCTATATCATTGTCAGAATGGTTTCTTATATATAAAAAGAGGCCATCGCTTGATGGCGGAATGTATTGAAAAAATCTTAATAAATTGTCGCGAGAAATATATTGGTTGCACTCCGCTGGCGCCAACTGGTCCAGGATTGCTAGGCGAGAAATTGATTCATCATCTTGGTGAACAAGTGCATCATGGTTTCTTTATGCAACTAACCCCTTTTCACAAATACAAAAACAGGGCTTATGTTGGTCCTTCAGGGCACCTTATGGCATTACACAAATCCACTTGGAATCGCAATGCCTCAGAAGGGTCTTTGGAGGCCTTTGGAACCAGTGGCGTTAATAATTATATAGCGATGTGGTCTAGAAAAGAGATTTACGCTGTTTAG
- a CDS encoding GntR family transcriptional regulator, whose amino-acid sequence MRFHIQQESDIPASTQLYNQICFAIAARHYPPGHRLPSTRQLAMQTGLHRNTISKVYRQLETDGVVEAMAGSGIYVRDQQKPREIRTPPHIRNRGVTDLDREVRKCVDGLLNAGCTLQQTREMLTREIDWRLRCGARVLVSTPREDIGASMLIAEELVPCLDVPVEVVPMEELESVLESSSNGTVVTSRYFLQPVEELAKAHGVRAVAVDLNDFRQELAMLKELRPGSCVGLVSISPGILRAAEVILHSMRGNELLLMTATPDVGSRLLALLRASSHVLCDRPSLPLVEQSLRQNRSQLMRMPQVHCAESYLSVDTIEQLRKEIGLQTPAAS is encoded by the coding sequence GTGCGATTCCACATCCAGCAGGAAAGCGACATTCCGGCGTCGACCCAGCTTTACAACCAGATCTGCTTCGCAATTGCAGCGCGGCACTATCCCCCTGGGCACCGATTGCCCAGCACCCGTCAGCTGGCGATGCAGACCGGCCTGCATCGCAACACGATCAGCAAGGTCTACAGGCAGCTCGAGACGGATGGCGTCGTGGAAGCGATGGCCGGCTCAGGCATTTATGTGCGCGATCAGCAGAAGCCCCGCGAAATCCGGACTCCGCCCCACATCCGCAACCGCGGCGTCACCGATCTCGATCGGGAAGTGCGCAAATGTGTTGATGGGCTGCTCAATGCGGGCTGCACTCTGCAACAGACCCGCGAAATGCTCACCCGTGAGATCGACTGGCGACTCCGCTGCGGCGCACGAGTGCTGGTGAGCACTCCGCGTGAAGACATCGGAGCCTCCATGCTGATTGCAGAGGAGCTAGTGCCCTGTCTGGACGTGCCTGTCGAAGTCGTCCCGATGGAAGAGCTGGAGAGCGTCCTAGAAAGCTCCAGCAACGGGACTGTCGTGACCAGCCGTTATTTCCTTCAGCCTGTCGAAGAGCTCGCCAAGGCCCACGGCGTGCGTGCTGTGGCCGTGGATCTCAATGATTTCCGTCAGGAACTCGCCATGCTCAAGGAGCTGCGGCCTGGCAGTTGCGTGGGCCTGGTGAGCATCAGCCCAGGGATTCTGAGGGCCGCTGAAGTGATCCTGCACTCCATGCGCGGCAATGAGCTCCTGCTGATGACCGCCACACCGGATGTGGGGAGCCGGCTGCTGGCCTTGCTGCGCGCTTCTAGCCATGTGCTCTGCGATCGCCCCAGCCTGCCGTTGGTGGAACAGAGCCTGCGCCAGAACCGCTCACAACTGATGCGCATGCCCCAGGTGCACTGCGCCGAGAGTTACCTGAGCGTCGATACGATCGAGCAGCTCCGCAAGGAGATCGGTTTGCAGACCCCAGCCGCCAGCTGA
- a CDS encoding glycosyltransferase family 32 protein yields the protein MHQNHNFFQIFLSAESSSTITLPDLIEAVSTESRSHLQGFHYRRWDIISLRNLLSSHFGRDVLLAFDSLRPFAYKADLGRYCLLYQFGGWYSDITLKIISSTLASAGPNSGLCFFRDYGEGLPSPHASSFDCQNSLIYSPAGHPVMLKCIEKILEHVRKKYYGTSSTAPTGPSLLGSILAGFGVDNIKQLGFFLPLTQRFLNRNLAYVSSSGEILAWHKTAWHPMRPRGGDMASLGLQGTNNYNQLWRERAVYV from the coding sequence GTGCATCAAAATCATAATTTTTTTCAGATTTTTTTGTCTGCAGAGTCTAGTTCCACAATTACTCTGCCCGATTTGATTGAAGCCGTATCAACTGAATCACGCTCTCATCTCCAGGGTTTTCACTACCGCCGTTGGGACATAATATCTCTAAGAAATCTTCTTTCATCTCATTTTGGCAGAGATGTTTTGCTCGCATTTGATTCTCTAAGGCCTTTTGCTTATAAGGCGGATTTGGGACGCTATTGTTTATTGTATCAATTTGGCGGCTGGTACTCTGACATTACTTTGAAAATTATCTCATCCACTCTGGCATCAGCTGGCCCTAATTCCGGGTTGTGCTTTTTTAGGGATTACGGTGAAGGCCTGCCTTCGCCCCATGCCAGTTCTTTTGATTGTCAGAACAGTTTGATTTATTCACCCGCGGGTCATCCTGTTATGCTGAAATGTATTGAGAAAATTCTTGAACATGTTCGCAAGAAGTATTATGGAACGAGTTCGACTGCTCCAACGGGCCCATCACTTTTAGGTAGTATTTTGGCAGGGTTTGGTGTGGATAATATCAAGCAATTAGGGTTTTTTCTCCCTCTTACTCAGCGATTTCTCAATCGCAATCTTGCATATGTCTCAAGTTCTGGTGAAATTTTGGCATGGCACAAGACGGCATGGCATCCCATGAGGCCAAGGGGTGGAGATATGGCTTCTTTAGGATTACAGGGGACGAATAATTATAATCAACTATGGAGGGAAAGAGCAGTTTATGTATGA
- a CDS encoding CrcB family protein: protein MAGFGLDPVLVGLGAVPGALLRLRVVNHMEPIVPRKHWGTFIVNVVASFGLGLVMALQGSCGSATGITLLFGTGFFGSLSTFSSFAMELLNELQAHHWFGAAALALASLVFGLIAAALGYTIGSYA, encoded by the coding sequence GTGGCTGGCTTCGGGCTTGATCCTGTTCTGGTCGGGCTCGGTGCTGTGCCCGGTGCTTTGTTGCGGCTGCGCGTTGTTAACCATATGGAGCCTATCGTTCCCCGGAAGCACTGGGGCACCTTCATTGTCAATGTGGTCGCCAGCTTTGGCCTCGGTCTCGTGATGGCGTTGCAGGGGTCTTGCGGGTCCGCCACCGGCATCACGCTGCTCTTTGGCACAGGTTTCTTCGGGAGTTTGAGCACCTTTTCCAGCTTTGCGATGGAGCTTCTCAATGAATTGCAGGCTCACCACTGGTTCGGGGCTGCTGCTCTGGCGCTTGCGTCGCTGGTGTTTGGCCTGATTGCCGCTGCGTTGGGATACACCATTGGCTCCTATGCCTGA
- a CDS encoding CrcB family protein — protein sequence MPENVPSPLRSESEEVLLVAAGAVPGALVRWQLADIVQDQHLLVNIVGASLLGFLMGLPFAPRRQLLLGVGLCGSATTFSSWMLAAIKYLSSGDWAAALGLIGLTLGCGVGAAGAGFWFARRIL from the coding sequence ATGCCTGAGAACGTTCCTTCACCACTACGGTCTGAGTCTGAGGAAGTTCTGCTCGTCGCCGCAGGCGCTGTTCCAGGTGCGCTTGTGCGTTGGCAGCTTGCAGACATTGTTCAAGATCAACATCTGCTCGTGAACATTGTTGGTGCATCGCTCCTGGGCTTTCTGATGGGTTTGCCTTTTGCCCCCCGCCGCCAGTTGTTGTTGGGTGTCGGATTGTGTGGGTCAGCCACTACCTTCAGCAGTTGGATGTTGGCGGCCATAAAATACTTGAGTTCAGGTGATTGGGCTGCCGCATTGGGCTTGATCGGGCTGACCCTCGGATGCGGAGTGGGTGCCGCTGGTGCGGGCTTCTGGTTCGCTCGGCGAATCCTTTAA
- the gyrB gene encoding DNA topoisomerase (ATP-hydrolyzing) subunit B gives MSDASKVQNAYGAEQIQVLEGLEPVRKRPGMYIGSTGPRGLHHLVYEVVDNSVDEALAGHCDGILVVLGEDGSASISDNGRGIPTDVHPRTGKSALETVLTVLHAGGKFGAGGYKVSGGLHGVGVSVVNALSEWVEVTVRRQGQVHRQRFERGAPIGTLRSEPLPAGQDDQTGTSVCFKPDAEIFTVGIVFDYATLAARLRELAYLNGGVRIVFRDERESSRTADGEAHEEIYFYEGGIKEYVAYMNAEKDALHPDIIYVNSEKDGVQVEAALQWCSDAYSDSILGFANNIRTVDGGTHIEGLKTVLTRTLNAFAKKLGKRKESDSNLAGENIREGLTAVLSVKVPEPEFEGQTKTKLGNTEVRGIVDNLVGEALGQFLEFNPSVIGLILEKAIQAFNAAEAARRARELVRRKSVLESSTLPGKLSDCSSRDPSESEIYIVEGDSAGGSAKQGRDRRFQAILPLRGKILNIEKTDDAKIYKNTEIQALITALGLGIKGEDFDEKNLRYHRVVIMTDADVDGAHIRTLLLTFFYRYQKDLVEGGYIYIACPPLYKVERGKNHTYCYNEADLQKTLDGFGEKANYTIQRFKGLGEMMPKQLWETTMDPTTRMMKRVEIEDALEADRIFTILMGDKVAPRREFIETHSAELDMAALDI, from the coding sequence ATGAGCGACGCTTCCAAGGTTCAGAACGCCTACGGCGCTGAGCAGATCCAGGTGCTGGAGGGTCTTGAACCCGTCCGCAAGCGCCCGGGCATGTACATCGGCTCGACGGGGCCCCGCGGTTTGCATCACCTCGTCTATGAGGTGGTGGACAATTCGGTTGATGAAGCCTTAGCCGGTCACTGCGACGGAATTCTCGTTGTCTTGGGTGAGGACGGCTCCGCGTCCATCAGCGATAACGGTCGCGGGATTCCAACGGACGTGCATCCCCGCACCGGCAAGAGTGCGCTTGAGACGGTGCTCACGGTGCTGCATGCCGGAGGCAAGTTCGGCGCCGGTGGCTACAAGGTGTCCGGCGGTTTGCACGGTGTTGGTGTTTCGGTGGTCAACGCTCTCAGCGAGTGGGTTGAGGTCACCGTCCGCCGCCAGGGTCAGGTCCATCGCCAACGGTTTGAGCGGGGTGCCCCGATCGGCACGCTTCGTTCAGAACCGTTGCCCGCTGGTCAGGACGACCAGACGGGCACGTCGGTCTGCTTCAAACCGGATGCGGAGATCTTCACCGTTGGCATTGTTTTCGACTACGCCACTTTGGCTGCGCGTCTGCGAGAACTTGCCTACCTCAACGGTGGGGTGCGCATTGTTTTCCGTGATGAACGGGAGTCATCTCGAACGGCCGATGGTGAAGCCCATGAAGAAATCTACTTTTACGAGGGCGGTATCAAGGAATATGTTGCCTACATGAATGCGGAGAAAGATGCTCTGCATCCAGACATTATTTATGTCAATTCCGAGAAGGATGGCGTTCAAGTTGAAGCAGCGCTGCAGTGGTGTTCTGATGCCTACTCTGACAGCATTCTTGGATTTGCGAACAACATTCGTACCGTTGATGGTGGGACCCATATCGAAGGCCTCAAGACGGTCCTGACCCGCACCTTGAATGCTTTTGCCAAAAAGCTCGGGAAGCGTAAGGAATCTGATTCGAATCTGGCTGGCGAAAATATTCGCGAGGGATTGACGGCTGTGCTGTCGGTGAAAGTTCCGGAGCCGGAATTTGAGGGTCAGACCAAGACCAAACTTGGGAACACTGAAGTGCGCGGCATTGTTGATAATCTCGTCGGTGAAGCACTTGGCCAGTTTTTGGAATTCAATCCATCCGTGATTGGATTGATTCTTGAGAAAGCCATTCAGGCTTTCAATGCTGCGGAAGCGGCCCGACGCGCTCGTGAGTTGGTCAGGCGCAAAAGTGTTCTGGAGAGTTCAACACTTCCTGGCAAGCTTTCCGATTGCAGTTCCCGCGATCCTTCCGAGTCCGAGATTTACATCGTGGAGGGCGACTCTGCTGGTGGTTCGGCCAAACAGGGACGTGATCGTCGCTTTCAAGCGATTCTTCCGCTGCGCGGAAAAATTCTCAATATCGAAAAAACAGATGATGCCAAGATCTACAAAAATACTGAGATTCAGGCTCTGATCACTGCCCTCGGTCTGGGAATTAAAGGGGAAGATTTTGATGAAAAAAATCTGCGTTACCACCGCGTTGTGATCATGACCGACGCTGATGTCGATGGTGCCCACATTCGAACATTACTGCTCACCTTCTTTTACCGTTATCAGAAGGATCTTGTCGAAGGTGGTTACATCTATATTGCCTGTCCTCCCCTTTATAAGGTCGAGCGCGGCAAGAACCACACCTATTGCTACAACGAGGCCGATTTACAGAAAACGCTGGATGGTTTTGGTGAGAAAGCCAACTACACCATTCAACGCTTCAAGGGCCTTGGCGAGATGATGCCCAAGCAGTTGTGGGAAACCACCATGGACCCGACAACCCGGATGATGAAGCGTGTGGAAATCGAAGACGCGCTCGAGGCTGACCGCATCTTCACCATTTTGATGGGCGACAAGGTGGCTCCTCGTCGGGAATTCATTGAAACCCACAGCGCTGAGTTGGATATGGCTGCACTCGATATCTGA